GCTATCCAAGGAAATGCAGGACACTAAAGCAAAGGTATTTAAATTAAATGTTGACGAGAGCAATCAAACCGCTCAAAAGTATGGCGTAATGAGTATTCCAACATTGATTATTTTTGTTAAAGGGGAACCGAAGGAAACCATGAATGGTTTACAAAATAAAGATGTTCTAAAAGAAAAATTACAAGCGTTAATGTAATTTAAATCCTAATATCTAAATCCTAAATCCTAAACAAATTAAAATTTTCAAAATGCAAATATGGAGATGAATTTAGTGATTTTGAGTTTTGGGCCTTGTTTAGAGTTTAGCGATTAGAATTTAGAGTTTATGAATAAATATGATGTCATTATAATCGGTGGTGCTTGTGCCGGATTGTCCGCGGCGGTTTACACCGCTCGACGTGAATTAAAAACTGTGGTTTTAACTAAAGATGTAGGTGGCCAGTTAGCTATTACTACTGAAGTTGAAAACTACCCAGGAACTTTGTCAATCAAAGGACCTGAATTAGCTATGAAATTCAAAGAACATGCTGAAAAGTCTGGAGCAGAAATTAAATTTGCTGAAGTTACAGAGATTCAAAAAAAGGAATCTGGCTATGTTGTTAAAACCAAGGAGGAAGAGTATGAAGCCCCAGTGGTTATACTCGCTTTTGGCTTAAAACAGCGCCTGCTGGGTGTTCCAGGTGAAAAGGAATTAACTGGTAGAGGTGTGGCTTATTGTGCTACCTGTGATGGCCCGTTATTCAAAGGAAAAAGGGTTGCAGTTGCTGGTGGTGGTAATTCTGCTTTTGATGCAGCGGACTATTTAGCAGATTTGGCAGAAAAAGTTTATATGTTTATTCGCCGAGACGTGTATCGAGCTGAGGACACTTTAATTGAGGCAGTCAAAGCAAGAGATAATGTTGAAATTATAGATTTTATAGAAGTTGAAGAATTTATTGGTGCTCATAAATTAGAAAAAGTGAAATTGATGAATAATGAAACCAAGGAAAAAAGCGAACTTGAACTGGAGGGTGTTTTTATTGAAATTGGCTGGGAAAGTCAAGTTAAACAAATTAAAGGACTATCTGAATTGGTTGAAGTTAGCGAACGTGGCTTTGTTGTTGTTGATAATGAAGGCAAAACAAAAGCTGACGGAATATTTGCTGCCGGAGATGTTACCGATACTCCATTCAAACAGGCTGTAATTTCAGCGGGTGACGGCGCCAAGGCAGCTATGGGCGCAGCAGTATACATTCAACGCTCAAGAGGGAGAGAGATTGGAGATGTTTTGAGTGATAGAGCTAAGCGAAAGTAAATAATGAATTATGCAAGAATCAATTAAACCACAAGAAAGCCTAAAACAAAGTTTACAAAAAATTTCCCAAACTTTTAAAGATGATTTACACCAGCTTGGTCTTGGTGAGGTTGAAGGTGAAGAGTCACGTGATTTTGATTTTGAAAATTACGGGTTAAAGTTCGAACAATCCGAAGTTGAACGAGGGGAATTTAAATTTGAATATGATTTAATGCAACTGCAAGAAATGATTAAAGAATTAGAAGTGACTTTAAAAGTTGGAGGAGAAGAAGCTTGGCAAATGACTTATCGAGAAGGTGGACGTTTTTTGGCTGCTTGTTTTGCAGGTTTGGAATATCTTGAAGATCCGAAAGAAGCTTTTGCTACCTTGGTTTTTCGTTTAACAAAAAATCATCCTTGTGAGGATGGCAATAAACGAATTAGTTCAGTGATGTTTGTTCTTGGCTTGCTAGAAAATGGTATGCAAATTGAAGAAATTAAACAAAATATTGACCTTGAAGAGTTCGGGATGGTTATGAGCCAAATTGAAAGTGAAAAAGGCGAT
This region of Candidatus Falkowbacteria bacterium genomic DNA includes:
- the trxA gene encoding thioredoxin, with product MELKDNNFEQEVLKYEEGPVLVDFHAPWCGPCQMQGPIIEELSKEMQDTKAKVFKLNVDESNQTAQKYGVMSIPTLIIFVKGEPKETMNGLQNKDVLKEKLQALM
- a CDS encoding FAD-dependent oxidoreductase produces the protein MNKYDVIIIGGACAGLSAAVYTARRELKTVVLTKDVGGQLAITTEVENYPGTLSIKGPELAMKFKEHAEKSGAEIKFAEVTEIQKKESGYVVKTKEEEYEAPVVILAFGLKQRLLGVPGEKELTGRGVAYCATCDGPLFKGKRVAVAGGGNSAFDAADYLADLAEKVYMFIRRDVYRAEDTLIEAVKARDNVEIIDFIEVEEFIGAHKLEKVKLMNNETKEKSELELEGVFIEIGWESQVKQIKGLSELVEVSERGFVVVDNEGKTKADGIFAAGDVTDTPFKQAVISAGDGAKAAMGAAVYIQRSRGREIGDVLSDRAKRK